TTTCGACAATTTCGATTATCAGAAAATTGCAAAATACGATGAAGCAAAAATCCAGGATTTAATGCTTGACGCAGGAATTATCCGCAACCTGTTGAAAATTCGTGCTGCCGTTTCGAACGCCATGGCATTTATGGCGATCCAAAAGGAATACGGGAGTTTTAGTAAGTACATCTGGGGTTTTGTCGATGGGAAGCCTATTGTAAACACCTTGCGTGGATTATCACAGGTGCAGGCTACGACACCAATTTCAGATGCTTTGAGCAAAGACCTGAAGAAACGCGGATTCAAATTTGTAGGCTCCACTGTGGTGTATGCGCATATGCAGGCAACAGGAATGGTCGACGATCATATCGACAGCTGCTGGAAAAAATCAAATTAGCTTTTCAAAAGAATGTCCATAAATTCCTTTCTTGGGATTTCACGGCAGCCCAAACTTTCAAGATGGTCATTATGTACCTGGCAATCGACGAGTTCATATTTTTTTGCCAAAGCGATGAATGCCACTTTTGAAGCGTTCGGGAAAATGGAAAACATGCTTTCGCCAGAAAATACATGGCCAAGATCAATACCATACAATCCGCCCGCAAGTTTGCCTTCATGCCATACCTCAATCGATTTTGCCAGACCTGCTTCGTGAAGCCGGCAATAAGCTTCCATCATCGCGTTTGTGATCCACGAACCGTTTTGATCATGACGGTATATTTTGCTGCAGTTTGAAATGACCGCTTCAAAATCCTGGTTGTGTGTTACTTCAAAAACATTCCGGTTCAGGAGATTTCGCATACTTTTCGAAATCTTAATTTCATCCGGAAAAAGCACCATCCGTTGTGGCGGCGCCCACCAGATAATGGGTTCGTCTTCATTAAACCAGGGAAAAATACCGCGTTTATAAGCCAGCGTCAACCTTTCGGCAGAAAGATCGCCGCCAATGGCCAGGACGCCAAATTTGTCAGCCTTTTCAATGGGCGGAAAAAATAAATCTTCATTCAATATATACATCCCAAAAAAAAATCCTGGCGGTCAGGCCAGGATAATTAAATTATATCATTGTTTAGAACGGCAGATCATCGTGATCTTCTTCTTTGAAATCAGGTGCAGGTTCAAAAGCAGGTGCCGCAGCTACAGGCGCTGCATGTATTGGTGCCTCAGCAGCCATCCTTTCGATCCTCCAGCCCTGGATGCTGTTGAAATATTTGGTTTCGCCCTGGGGACTAACCCATTCGCGGCCTCTTAAATTGATGGAGACCTTAACCGGTTCCCCCACCCTGTAATTGTTCAGCAGGTCACATTTGTCCTGACCGAATTCGATCATGATGTGCTGTGGGTACTGCTCTTCGGTTGTAACAACCAGTTCTCTTTTTCGGAATGTGGCGCTTACCTGTTGTTCGGCGTTGATCACTTTGATTTTTCCTGTAATTTCCATCGTCTTGTAATTTATTGTTGTTTAAATCCGTTCTGCCAAAAGCACTTTCCAGGCGGAGAGCACGTCATCATGGTCAAGGTATTCCTTCGCTTTAAGATGGATTTTCTCCTCATCATCAGCACTCAGCACACCCTTGACGGCAATGTTAGCTTTTACAAATATATTAATTTCTTCGGTAGTTGGCAACGATTCCGTGTTTCCTAATTTCCCTAAATCGTTCCCTGTAAAAACGCCGCTTTCCTTAACAAAATCAGGAATCTGATCTACACCAATGCCCAAGGTCGTCAGCGGTTTAGGCACTTCAAACAGCCCCGCATTCGAACGGGAATACCAATTGCCTCCAAGCCTGGAAACGAGGTCAATCTTGTGCTGGTCAATGGCACCGTTTTCATTGAGGATGGATTCGTGCAGATGGATTTTGAGCACTTCGCAAACCACCAGGTTCCCGGCACCACCCCCATCGCCCAAAGCGATGACATCATTGACCTTACATTCAAACTGTACCGGACTTTCTGCCACCCGATACGGTTTTACAATATCCGACGGGACCTGCGTAAGACCGGATTTGAGGAATTCATTCACGCCATCCGGATATTCGGTGCTGGACAGCGAGGCCTGCTGGACAATATCATAATTCACGACATTGATGACAACTTCTTTTGTCGCCTGTACATTCAGCAACGTGTGTTTTACGGTATTGTCGCGTACGCGCCTTGCGGGTGAAAAAATCAGTATCGGCGGGTTCGAGCTGAATACATTAAAGAAACTGAAAGGCGACAGGTTCGGGATGCCGTTTTTGTTGATGGTACTGGCAAAAGCGATGGGGCGCGGGCCGACAGCGCTTTGCAGGTAGCCCTGCAATTGCAGCGGCGAAAGTTCTTTGGTTTCGAAACTTGGCATGGAAATTCGTTTTTGCAAAAGTACGTAAATGTTGCGACGATTCCCTAGCCCGGATGGAAGCGGCATCCTTTTCATGCCTTCTTTAGGCAGGAAAAGATATAGCGGACAGCCGGATCAGCTCCTGAAAAAAATAAAAATCCCTATATTTAACGCACAAATTAAACTCATGGAATTTTCGGAAAGAAGGAATGCTACACGTTGGGGGATTATCGCCGCTTCTTTTGTGATTGTGTTGTTTATCCTGTGGAATACGTATGCGCTGTTCCAGATTTTCAAGAATGAGGAACGGATCAAGCTGGAAAACTGGGCTTTGGCGCAGCAGAAAATCAATTCCATTGATGTCAATGATGTGAATGCGGATCTTGAACTGCCGTTTGCCTTGGCGCAACATCCGCCCAGCATCCCGATCATCCTCGCGCTGAACAATACGATAGTCAACACCAATGGCATCGACGAATCGATTTTGAAGAACCAGAAAAAACTGGACGATTATATCCGCACGCTGAAATCGCTGAATGATCCGATTGTTACCAGATTATCCAAAGATAAAACGCAATATTTGTATTACGGTGATTCGTCTTTGCTGAATAAGCTGAAGTATTATCCGGTGGCGCTTTTGCTGATTATTTTCCTTTTTGCGACGGTCGTTTATAACTTCTACCGAAGCACGAAAATGGCGACGCAGAACAAGCTTTGGGCGGGAATGGCGAAGGAAACCGCGCACCAGATCGGGACACCTTTATCTTCCTTATTGGGCTGGCTCGAAATCATGAAAGCCGATAATGTGGATGAAACCACGGTCACTGAAATAGAGAAAGATGTCGTAAGGCTGCAATCCATCGCGGACCGTTTTTCAAAAATTGGCTCCGAACCGATCCTTGAAGAAAAAGACATCATTTTTGAAACGGAAACTTCCGTGGAATACCTTAAAGCCAGGTTTTCAAACCAGGTTGCGTTTACTTTTACGGCACCCCATTATCCGGTGATGGTGATGATCAATCCGGCGTTGCACAGCTGGACGGTGGAAAACCTCGTTAAAAATGCGATTGATGCGATGCGTGGTAAAGGCAATCTTGATATCGCCATTATCGATGGTGACCGTTTCCTTCGGATTTACATTTCAGATACTGGGAAAGGCATCCCGAAAAAGCAATTCCGGCGTGTATTTGAGCCAGGGTTTACAACCAAGAAACGCGGCTGGGGACTGGGGCTTTCACTTACAAAAAGGATTGTGGAAGAATACCACGACGGCAAAATCAGGGTATTGCATTCAGAACTTGGGAAAGGAACCACCATTATGGTGAGTTTCCGGAAGCCGGGAAAATAAAAGATGCAGGGCTCAAGGTGCAAGGCACAGAGAAACCTTGACTGTTACATTTTACAGGTTTTGCCTGATGGCCGATGCCAAAGCTTCAAACGTTTCCTTTTCCAACTTTACCTTATTCTGGAAACGCATGTCGCCCATGTCGTTCAAAGGGATCAGGTGTACGTGTACATGCGGGACTTCAAGCCCAATGACTGCCATACCTACCCGGTCACAGGGAACGGTTTTGGCTATGGCAATCGCTACTTTTCTTGAAAACTGCATCAATCCCGCGTACAAATCCTCTTCGAGGTCGAAAAGCTTATCGACCTCCTTTTTCGGGATGCACAGCGTATGGCCTTCCGTATTCGGGTTGACATCAAGTATGGCAATATAATTGTCGTCTTCGGCGATTTTATACGAAGGCAGTTCGCCGTTGATGATCCTGGTAAAAATGCTTGGCATGTGGACTATTTTTTAAAATTAATCCCTTGACACTTCCAGCACCTCGAATTTCAGGATGCCGTTCGGCACAGTGATTTCAGCTACTTCACCAACCGATTTGCCCAGCAATCCCTTCCCGATGGGGGATGTGACGGAAATTTTACCGGCTTTAAGGTCGGCTTCGCTCTCGGCTACCAGCGTATATTTCAACTCCATGCCATTGGCCTGGTTCTTGATTTTCACATTTGAAAGCACGAGCACTTTGGACGTATCGAGTTGCGACTCGTCAATCAGCCTGGCGTTGGCATATAAATCTTCCATTTTGGAAATACGCATTTCCAATAATCCCTGCGCCTCTTTTGCAGCGTCATATTCCGCGTTTTCAGAAAGGTCTCCTTTATCACGTGCTTCCGCAATAGCCTGCGAAGCTTTCGGGCGTTCTATGCTTTTCAACTGCTCGAGTTCATCCTTCAGTTTCTTCAATCCTTCGGCAGTGTAGTATGATACGTTATTCATAATTTCATCGTTTATATAAAATAGAAAAAATCCCATCTGCAACGGGATTTCTTTTGACAAAGATAGTATTTTTCAGTTCGCCCCATAATTATATGTTAATCATGGAGAACCCAAAGTTAATTAATTTAAATTTGTCCGTACAACTATCCACTGATTTTTTTAGCATGAAACGCATATTACCTCTTTTTACTGTGATGATATTGCTGGCCGCCTGTTCCGGAGGCAGTTCACGATACCGCAATCCTTTCCTTCCCGATTACTCTTTTTCGATGAACATCAATACGAATTTACCTACGCTGAGCGGACTGAATTCTCCTATAAACCCCATCATTATCCCTGATAACGGCAGCGGAATCACAATCATCGCCATGAAAATTTCCGATAACGATTACCGCGCCTGGGATGCACATTGCCCTAACCAGGTGCCTTCAGCCTGTTCGCTGATGGATATCGATGGTGTAAATGCTGTTTGTTCCTGCGAAAATTATGAATACAGTATTTTTTCAGGTGATGGATCACAGGTTGAATATACGATGAAGCCTTATAAGGTTTCCGTGATTGGGAACAACCTGCTCCGCATATCCAATTAATAAAAAAACCGGTTTTTAGGCCGGTTTTTATTGCTTAGAATTTTAATGTCAGTCCGACAAGGAAATTGGTTCTCGCCTGCGGATAATAATATGGATAGACATCATACATATAACCGTTTGACACATACTTTCTATCGAAAATATTATTGACCAATCCATTTATGGCGATGCTTTTGAAAATGGTTTTTGGTTTAAATTCATAAGACACATTGAAGTCATTTACACAATAATCTAAAATTCTGGCTTCCGGCGATTCGATGTTGTTCATGAATTGTTCCCCTACAAATTTAGAAAGCAGTGACGCCTGGAGGTTAGCAATTGGTTTGAAAACCAGAATATTTCCGGCAATTACCGATGGTGAATAAGCGATATCACGGGTTCCGTAATTTTCTCCGGCAACAGCCAAATCGACATTTTTGTTCATGCTTATTGTAAAGTTTGGACGGATAATAAGTTGTTTAAAAATAGCATAAGTCACATCGGCTTCAAACCCCAGACGGTAGCTTTTCTCACTGTTAGAACGGATTGGGTTACCGACATCGTCAAGGTTTCCGGTAAGAATAAGCTGATCTTTATACGCCATATAATATACGTTGGCGTTGATTTTCAGTTTGTCTGAAGTATTTCTCCATCCTAATTCAAAATCATTGAGTTTCTCCGGGCGCGCATTGCCGCTTTCATAATCGGTGCGGTTAGGTTCGCGCTGCGCCTTGGCATAAGAAAAATAAAAGGCATTGGATTTATTCAAATCGTAGGTGATTCCCGCTTTTGGGTTTATGAAATCAAAAGTATCGTCTACAAAATCTGCCTGTACGCCATTCGCTTGGTAATTCACGTTGCGGTATTGGAGGTCTCCAAACAGGCTCCATGTCGTCGATAATTTATAATTCGCTTTCGCAAAAATATTGGCATCGGTTTTTACTGCGTAATCGTCATAATAATGATCCCCGAGTTCACTTTGAGAAGCAAAACGCGCCCAGATGACTTTTCCGAAGTGGTCGCCTTCATAACGATTCCAGCCACCGCCAATAATCACTTCGAGTTTTTCCGAAGTATAATTTCCGGAAAATGTCATGCCGTAAAAATCATTGTCGAGCCATTTTTGGCGTACCAGATCTGTTGAAACTGCTGTGCCGACAGGAATTAATCCATAATCCCCGAAATCGGCATCTTCTTTATAATTTTCGTAATAACCTTTCCCTTTTGTATAATGCAAAGCCGTGTTCAATTTCCAATGGTCAGACAGCCTTTCGTTCCAATGCAATTGGTAATGGTTCTGGAAATAATTGTCGGTTTCATTATCGTAGAAACGCGTTTGTCCGAATTCGTCTGTGTAAATTCCCGCCGAATTGAATGTCGGACTGATGAAAATCGTTGCTGCATCAATACCGTTCCAGGACTGATATGTTTTTTCGCTGCCGCCAAAGACGAGCGCCTTGATCAAGGTTGTTTTACCCACATAAGTCCCCTGAAGGAAATACGATTTTAAATCGGCCGCAGCACGATCGACAAAACCGTCGGAATGGATTACAGAAAGCCTTCCTGCCAATTCAAAACCTTTGTTTAAAAGACCGGAACTAAATTTCACGGTATGTTTCCTTGTATTGAAACTTCCGAACGAATTCGAGATTTCGCCATTGGCTTCCTTAGCGAAGCTGTCCGTTAAAAGATTCAGGCTGGCTCCGAAAGCACCCGCGCCGTTCGTTGATGTTCCTACGCCACGCTGCAATTGCAGGCTTTCTACGGAAGAAGCAAAATCGGGCATGTTGACCCAGAAAGTGCCGTGGCTTTCGGAATCGTTGTACGGGATTCCGTTGATGGTGACATTTACGCGGGTGGCATCACTACCGCGAACACGGATTCCGGTATAACCCACGCCATTTCCGGCATCAGAAGTGGTAACGACCGACGGCAGGAAATTCATCAGGATGGGAATATCCTGGCCCAGGTTCCGGGATTTGATTTCTTCTTTACCGAGATTGCTGAAGGTGACCGGCGTTTTGGATGTAGCACGGACGGCAGACACGAGGACTTCATCGAGTTGGTTTGTTTTGGTCGAGTCCTGGGATGTTTCCTGCGCGAGCAGCGTTCCTGAAAAAAGCAGCAACGCGATGGAACACGGGACCGCGTGAGGGATTGAAGCAAGGTGCCGCGCACCGCGTAAAGCCCGACGGCGTAGTGCAGCGGAGCCGGCACGCCCAAGAAAATAAAATAAAGTTTTCATTCGTAAAATGTTACGAATAAAAGGGGCAATTATTCTTCGTTAATAATAAATTGAATCCTGTGACGACAGCGTGCACTCTGTGTCACTTTTCCCTTAGCGGCATTACCCGCCCAGGTTCATTGGGTATAATCTCAGCCCTTGGTAGAGCACCCCTTTGAGACGCGCAAATATAGTTTTTAATTACGAATTACGAATGTTTTTTTTATGTCGCAATTCATAATTATTCAAAGTTTCGGTTTCTGCCTTGATTGCTTAATCTCCGACTGGTTTCGTTTTTCCTTAATGCGTTTTTCAATCACCGAACGAGGGACTTTGGTTGGTTTGCGTTTTTTAAGGACAACAAGTGCTTTGGTAATGATGTCAAGGAATCTTTTGGTGACGATGTCCTTGTTCTTGAGCTGGCTGCGGTCTTCGTCACAATTCAGTATCAGGATGTTTTCAGTGGTAAGTCTTGCTGCCAGATTTTGTACAGCAAGGGCTTTCTCCTCTTCAGAAAGTGCTTCGGAAGCGGGAAGGTCAAATGTCAGCACCACTTTTGACGATACTTTATTGACATTTTGCCCGCCTGCAC
This genomic stretch from Flavobacterium pallidum harbors:
- a CDS encoding DNA-3-methyladenine glycosylase I, which encodes MPEKIRCGWCAGDALYEKYHDEEWGVPVYDDRKIFEFLILETFQAGLSWITILRKRENFRKAFDNFDYQKIAKYDEAKIQDLMLDAGIIRNLLKIRAAVSNAMAFMAIQKEYGSFSKYIWGFVDGKPIVNTLRGLSQVQATTPISDALSKDLKKRGFKFVGSTVVYAHMQATGMVDDHIDSCWKKSN
- the aat gene encoding leucyl/phenylalanyl-tRNA--protein transferase, producing MYILNEDLFFPPIEKADKFGVLAIGGDLSAERLTLAYKRGIFPWFNEDEPIIWWAPPQRMVLFPDEIKISKSMRNLLNRNVFEVTHNQDFEAVISNCSKIYRHDQNGSWITNAMMEAYCRLHEAGLAKSIEVWHEGKLAGGLYGIDLGHVFSGESMFSIFPNASKVAFIALAKKYELVDCQVHNDHLESLGCREIPRKEFMDILLKS
- a CDS encoding DUF3127 domain-containing protein: MEITGKIKVINAEQQVSATFRKRELVVTTEEQYPQHIMIEFGQDKCDLLNNYRVGEPVKVSINLRGREWVSPQGETKYFNSIQGWRIERMAAEAPIHAAPVAAAPAFEPAPDFKEEDHDDLPF
- a CDS encoding flavin reductase family protein translates to MPSFETKELSPLQLQGYLQSAVGPRPIAFASTINKNGIPNLSPFSFFNVFSSNPPILIFSPARRVRDNTVKHTLLNVQATKEVVINVVNYDIVQQASLSSTEYPDGVNEFLKSGLTQVPSDIVKPYRVAESPVQFECKVNDVIALGDGGGAGNLVVCEVLKIHLHESILNENGAIDQHKIDLVSRLGGNWYSRSNAGLFEVPKPLTTLGIGVDQIPDFVKESGVFTGNDLGKLGNTESLPTTEEINIFVKANIAVKGVLSADDEEKIHLKAKEYLDHDDVLSAWKVLLAERI
- a CDS encoding sensor histidine kinase, which translates into the protein MEFSERRNATRWGIIAASFVIVLFILWNTYALFQIFKNEERIKLENWALAQQKINSIDVNDVNADLELPFALAQHPPSIPIILALNNTIVNTNGIDESILKNQKKLDDYIRTLKSLNDPIVTRLSKDKTQYLYYGDSSLLNKLKYYPVALLLIIFLFATVVYNFYRSTKMATQNKLWAGMAKETAHQIGTPLSSLLGWLEIMKADNVDETTVTEIEKDVVRLQSIADRFSKIGSEPILEEKDIIFETETSVEYLKARFSNQVAFTFTAPHYPVMVMINPALHSWTVENLVKNAIDAMRGKGNLDIAIIDGDRFLRIYISDTGKGIPKKQFRRVFEPGFTTKKRGWGLGLSLTKRIVEEYHDGKIRVLHSELGKGTTIMVSFRKPGK
- a CDS encoding HIT family protein — its product is MPSIFTRIINGELPSYKIAEDDNYIAILDVNPNTEGHTLCIPKKEVDKLFDLEEDLYAGLMQFSRKVAIAIAKTVPCDRVGMAVIGLEVPHVHVHLIPLNDMGDMRFQNKVKLEKETFEALASAIRQNL
- the greA gene encoding transcription elongation factor GreA, with the translated sequence MNNVSYYTAEGLKKLKDELEQLKSIERPKASQAIAEARDKGDLSENAEYDAAKEAQGLLEMRISKMEDLYANARLIDESQLDTSKVLVLSNVKIKNQANGMELKYTLVAESEADLKAGKISVTSPIGKGLLGKSVGEVAEITVPNGILKFEVLEVSRD
- a CDS encoding Rieske (2Fe-2S) protein is translated as MKRILPLFTVMILLAACSGGSSRYRNPFLPDYSFSMNINTNLPTLSGLNSPINPIIIPDNGSGITIIAMKISDNDYRAWDAHCPNQVPSACSLMDIDGVNAVCSCENYEYSIFSGDGSQVEYTMKPYKVSVIGNNLLRISN
- a CDS encoding TonB-dependent receptor, which gives rise to MKTLFYFLGRAGSAALRRRALRGARHLASIPHAVPCSIALLLFSGTLLAQETSQDSTKTNQLDEVLVSAVRATSKTPVTFSNLGKEEIKSRNLGQDIPILMNFLPSVVTTSDAGNGVGYTGIRVRGSDATRVNVTINGIPYNDSESHGTFWVNMPDFASSVESLQLQRGVGTSTNGAGAFGASLNLLTDSFAKEANGEISNSFGSFNTRKHTVKFSSGLLNKGFELAGRLSVIHSDGFVDRAAADLKSYFLQGTYVGKTTLIKALVFGGSEKTYQSWNGIDAATIFISPTFNSAGIYTDEFGQTRFYDNETDNYFQNHYQLHWNERLSDHWKLNTALHYTKGKGYYENYKEDADFGDYGLIPVGTAVSTDLVRQKWLDNDFYGMTFSGNYTSEKLEVIIGGGWNRYEGDHFGKVIWARFASQSELGDHYYDDYAVKTDANIFAKANYKLSTTWSLFGDLQYRNVNYQANGVQADFVDDTFDFINPKAGITYDLNKSNAFYFSYAKAQREPNRTDYESGNARPEKLNDFELGWRNTSDKLKINANVYYMAYKDQLILTGNLDDVGNPIRSNSEKSYRLGFEADVTYAIFKQLIIRPNFTISMNKNVDLAVAGENYGTRDIAYSPSVIAGNILVFKPIANLQASLLSKFVGEQFMNNIESPEARILDYCVNDFNVSYEFKPKTIFKSIAINGLVNNIFDRKYVSNGYMYDVYPYYYPQARTNFLVGLTLKF
- the arfB gene encoding alternative ribosome rescue aminoacyl-tRNA hydrolase ArfB, producing the protein MDAEKIITELHYKAVRSSGAGGQNVNKVSSKVVLTFDLPASEALSEEEKALAVQNLAARLTTENILILNCDEDRSQLKNKDIVTKRFLDIITKALVVLKKRKPTKVPRSVIEKRIKEKRNQSEIKQSRQKPKL